A window of Bacillus sp. DX3.1 genomic DNA:
GTTATACTTCATATGTTTAATGGATCTCCCTTATCTAAATACACTTTCAGATGCAAGTAGCTTACATCTAAGGATAATCAGGTTTCAGCGTTGTGCTCATGAACTCCTTTTTAAAGACACTGTAGCTAAAATCAATACCAAAATTACCGAAAAAGATTATTTTTTATTCACTTGTCTCCCTCTCATAATCATTTTCTTATAATTATTAGTATGGTAAATAAGACAAGAGTGTGAAATCGTATATAGCAAAAAAGCCGCCTTATTTATTGGCGGCTTCCATCTTTTTATAGGAAAGATATGCTAATACGTTCTTACTTGTTGTATATTTTGGATTGTTTCCTTTTCTTGGTTCTCGAACATGCGTTTTTTCATATCCAGGAACTTCCGGCATGTTCTCCAAAAATTCACCAATCTCATTTTCAGTTCCTTCAATACGTACACGAATCATAATAAACTTACTCCTTACTACATATTATTCCTGTAATAAGTATAGCGGACAAAAATAGGACTGCAAGCAAATTATCGTTTAAATGTTGAGCTTTTTCGACAAACAAATAATGCCATCTCTGTGTAAAACGATTCTACCTTTTTATTTTCAATGTGAATTTTGAAAAACTCCTGCATTTCCTTTGACGTTTTCATCATACAATCCGTTAGCTTTGAACGCGTTTGTAGTGGTACATCCATCATATCGCACCACCAATCAAAATTGAATTGTTTCTCAAATGTAAGACAAGATTGCATTTGCAAACCGTTCTTTTCTAATAATGAAATCCATTCTGTTTTCTTAAGTGCTCGGTGATGACTCGGATCTCGTTTCTTTTCAATAAAATTATAAAACGTATCATATTCTGTATCTTCTGGTGAAACATTATCAATTAATACAAACAGGCCCTTCTCTTCTAATGTCCGGTGCACCTCATGAATAAACTGAGGTGCGTTTGGAAAATGATGCGCAGCGATGCGGCAAACAACCGTATCAAATGATGCATCCGGAAACGGTAAAGCTTCTGCATTCCCTGCCACAAATGAAACATTCTCATGTCCATTTGAAATGATGAATTCTTTTGCTTTTTCTAACATATTCTCAGTTAAATCAAGGGCAACAACACTTTTAAATAATGAAGCTAACGTATTTGCAACATGACCTCCGCCCGTCGCAACATCTAGAAGTCGATCATTCTTATTGTTTTTAACTTGTTGGACCAAGTGCTGCAAATCCTGACCTTTTGCATGAATTTGACTCTTTACATATTTTTCGGCATTATTACCGAATTGCTTCGTTACAAGTTCTTCATTACTCATTCCACATCATCTTCTTTCTACATGTATTCATACATTGTCTTTTCAGCAAAAAGTAGAAAATTCCTGCTTCGTGAATGAGCATGATTTTAAGCGAACATTCTATCAGTGGTACACTTCTTTCGAAATATTCATCAGCTGTTGTTGTACTGAATTTGAAAAAGCATGAGAAAGATGTTTTCCGAGCAATGCCTGCTCTATTGGTGTAATACCGATTTCTATCAAAAATTTTTGAAACACTTTATATTGTCTTGTTTCGACTCGAGACAAATTTTTTCGACATTTTAATTTGTATTCCTTTTGGATTCTATCCCATAAATCATGTGCATATTGCTGTTCTAAGCGAAACGCTTTCGCCTCAGCATTTCGTTTTCTTTCTTCTCCCTCAATGAATGCTCGAACTTCTCCATTATATTTATAAATAATATAGGACATCGAATATGTAAATAGCTGATTTATTATTCTATCTTCTAAAACATAAAGATACTCCTCTATTTCTCCACAATCATAAACCATCACCGTTTCATAATCTGCCGATTCAATTTCAGTTTCATTTGCCCCAACTTCTATCAACATCTCTTTACATAATAATGAGTGTTGCTTAACAAAAGAATTAAGATAATTAGAATAAATGATATGCAAACACTTTTCACGTATACTTTCTTCTATTTTAATATGAAAAAGACCTATTCCTGAACAAGAACTCCCTCTCGTTTCTCCACTATATTCATTTAAAAAATCTTCTATCGTATTATACATGTGTTCTTCATGAGATTGGTTCGTATTTATTAATCTCCCACTATATTTCCAAGGTGAATCATCACTATGATTTACAACATATCTAGGCGTTTTTATGAAATAGTATACAATCCAAAAACAAACTTTCCCTAATATTTCCTCTTCATGCCTTTGTAAAAACTGACCCAACATTTTCTTGAAAAATTGCTGTATCATGATCATTCCTCCTCTAGGTAAGTATAACTTCATTTCACTATATTTTCTAAAATGGATGTTTAAATTTCGCACCTTATAAAACACAGATTTATCCAAATCAAAAAGATTGAGTTTCTACATTGAAACACGTAATATAGACTCTGACTCTAAAAAATAGCAGCATTAAAAATATATACATAAAGGAGGATTTGTTATACGATTTTCCCCTAATTTAGCAGACTGAGAGGTTTTATTATGTGGCGTAATAAAAATGTTTGGATTATCCTAAGTGGTGAATTTATTGCTGGCTTAGGTTTATGGCTTGGTATACTAGGTAACCTTGAATTTATGCAGCAGCATGTTCCTTCTGATTTTATGAAATCTGTCATTATGTTTATCGGACTATTGGCTGGGGTTCTTGTTGGTCCGATGGCAGGCCGGGTAATTGACCAATATGAAAAAAAGAAAGTACTTCTCTATGCTGGGTTCGGCCGTGTCGTAAGTGTTATTTTTATGTTCCTGGCTATTCAATATGAAAGTATCTCTTTTATGATTGCCTTTATGATCGCCATTCAAATTTCGGCGGCTTTTTATTTTCCAGCATTACAATCTGTCATTCCCCTTATCGTTCGGGAGCATGAACTATTACAAATGAATGGTGTGCATATGAACATCGGAACAATCGCTCGTATTGCTGGTACTTCATTAGGTGGTGTCCTTCTTGTAGTAATGAGTTTACAGTATATGTACGCTTTCTCAATGGCTGCATACGCGCTGTTATTTTTATCTACTTTTTTCCTAAAATTTGAAGACCAAAAACCAACCACATCTAACGAGCAAACATCTAAAGACAACAGTTTTATGGAAGTATTCCGTATTTTAAAAGGGATTCCTATCGCGTTTCGTGCACTTATTTTAAGTATCATTCCTCTTCTATTCATTGGCGGTTTTAATCTAATGGTTATTAATATTAGCGAAATGCAGCATGATCCAACGATTAAAGGATTTATTTATACAATTGAAGGTATAGCCTTTATGCTTGGGGCTTTCGTAATTAAACGTTTATCAAATTATATTTCACCTGAAAAATTGCTGCATATCTTCGCATTCTGTACTGCTTTTGCTCATCTTTCACTATTTTTCAGTGATGTAAAGTGGATGGCACTCGTATCTTTCGGTATGTTTGGGTTTAGTGTCGGTTGTTTCTTCCCTGTTATGTCGACAATATTCCAAACAAAAATTGAAAAAAGCTATCATGGACGTCTTTTCTCATTCCGCAATATGTTTGAACGAGTGATGTTCCAAATCGTATTACTTGGAACTGGTTTTTTCTTAGATACAATCGGATTACGATATATGGTACTAATTTTCGGTGTCATTTCATTGTTCATTATATTCACATCCCTAACTGGGCAAAAACAAGTAGATAAGCAGCCTTCACAATCTGCAAACATGTAACAACCATCTCTTTAATAGAGATGGTTGTTTTCAAATGGTAACTAAGTTTTTTCCTAATAAAAAGCCTCACTTTATCTTATTAATTCACCCTTATCACCTGTTTTAATATTTGCAGCATTAGCCTCATCCGTATCAATATGCATATCTAGTGCGTATGAGTCTCTCACTCTTATTAATACTTGCTGAAAAATAAGCGCTCTTTCTCCTTCAACTTTCACATTTACATATTGACCATCTTGTACGCCAAATTGTTCAGCATCTTTCGTTGTCATATGTATATGCCGTTCCGCAATAATAACACCTTTTTCAATTTCAATTGCTCCTTTTGGACCGATGACCGTTATCCCAGGAGTTCCATTAATATTGCCAGACGAACGGATTGGAGCATCAATGCCAAGATGACGTGCATCTGTTTTAGAAATCTCAACTTGTGTAAATTTACGTACTGGTCCGAGAATACGTACTTTTTGAATTTCTGATTTCTCTGTCTTGATTATAACGGTTTCCACTGCTGCAAATTCTCCCGGTTGTGAAAGTTCTTTCGCAAGCGTTAGCTCGTATCCATCTCCAAATAGTTTTTCTAAATCTTCTGTTGTCACATGGATGTGTCGATTCGATACGCCAATCGGAACCTGTTTCATCTTAAGCACTCCTTTACCACTTCATAAAATTCATACTTTTTTAGCATCCCCTCTCTTTTATCATTTACACAATAATGTTTACACTTATATATGACAATTGAAAAAGACAATATACAAAGTAATTGATTGAAAACATAGTTTTATATTCTCGGTAAAAAGTGGTAAGATATAATTATGTGTTTTCAGAATAATAAAAGAATGAAAACACAGTTGTTTAGGAGGGATTTTTGATGAATTACACGTTAGCAGTACGAATGAAAGCATTTCAATCTTCTATATTTAGTGAATTAGCAACCTATAAAAAAGAAAAAATTGCAGCAGGTCACGAAATGATTGATTTAAGTATCGGTAATCCTGACATGCCTCCTGCTGATTTTGTAAGAGAAGCCTTAGTACATACAGCAAGTGGAAAAGAAAACTATGGATATACGTTAACAGGGATTCAAGATTTTCACGAAGCAGTAACTGAATATTATAACAACAATCACAACGTTATATTAGATGCAAACCGTGAAGTTTTATTATTAATGGGGTCGCAGGATGGACTCGTTCATTTACCAATGGTATTCGCAGATCCAGGGGATCTCATATTAGTCCCTGACCCTGGGTATACAGCGTATGAAACTGGGATTCAAATGGCAGGCGCTGAATCTTATTTCATGCCTTTAAAAAAAGAAAATGACTTTCTGCCTGATTTACAGGCGATTCCTCAAGAAATCGCCGATCAAGCAAAAATGATGATATTAAACTTCCCTGGAAATCCAGTCCCAGCGATGGCACATGAAGATTTTTTCAAAGAGGTCATCTCTTTTGCAAAACAACATAACATCATCGTTGTTCACGATTTCGCTTATGCAGAATTTTATTATGATGGTAAAAAACCAATTAGCTTCTTGTCTGTTCCAGGCGCAAAAGAAGTTGGTGTTGAGATTAATTCTTTATCCAAAAGCTATAGCTTAGCCGGGAGCCGCATTGGTTATATGATTGGAAATGAAGAAATTGTAGGAGCATTAGCACAATTTAAATCAAACACGGATTATGGCGTGTTCTTACCCATTCAAAAGGCAGCAGCCGTTGCCCTACGTCACGGTGCTGAATCTTGCGAGAAAAATCGTACTATCTATCAAGAACGAAGAGATACTTTAGTTGATGGCTTCGCTTCTTTCGGTTGGTGTGTTGAAAAGCCAGCTGGGAGTATGTTCGTTTGGGCTGAAATTCCAAAGGGATGGACTTCATTAGATTTCGCTTATGCGTTAATGGACCGTGCAAATGTTGTTGTGACACCAGGTCATGCCTTTGGACCACATGGTGAGGGCTTTGTTCGTATCGCACTTGTCCAAGATAAAAAAGTACTACAACAAGTTGTTGAAAACATTAAAAATAGCGGTATTTTTTCTCATGAAGATGCAGCTGCTTTAGTCAGAAATTAACTACACTCCCCTGCTCATTTTTAGTAGGGGATTATTTTATATAAAGTGAAACTTTAATCAGTGGGAGTTTTCTTCATCTCCCACTGATTATTAGTTGAACCAATCGGGCTTTTACGGGCAGTTATCCCCCACCTATCTTCTTTGTTTCTCTCTGAATCTTGAGGTGGGCGTCTTACTGCCCGTTAATGCGGGATAAATACAAATTAAAAAACCTACATAAAACCCTTCTTTTTAGGCGGGAGAGAGCATCCGTTTATGCATAGAAGCGGTCGGATCCTTTTCCTGCCCATGCCAAGCGAAAACAAAGAGAGAAAACGAGTGCAGGTGACCTTTTGTTATCCATAGCCGCGGCTATATGTCGAAAAATCAAAATGGATTTATATATAATAGAAAGGATTGATTTCGATTATATATTGGAGTAGTTTCATAATTGCCGTATTCGTAACTGGTTTGGCTTTTTTTTATCTGATTACACATTGTTCAATCGTTTACAATGGTGGCAGCCTTTTCTCATTGGTCTTGCAGTTGTCCCAGCAGGTGCTCTTACTGAAAAAATGAATTCTCCTATGTGGCTAATTATTGTGATCCCTTTTCCAATTGGAATCACTTTGTTGCTTTCTTTTCTTGAGTGGGATGGTATACTTTGGCTATCTACATACGGATTAACACTCATCTATTACATTATTTTTCATATTTTCTTAAGTTACTCGTTCAAATTTGATTCACTTATTCCTGCTTGGAAATTACATGCTTAATTTTAATTAGGAGGTTCACATGAACACAACAAATATTAAAGATACGCTTCCCCATCGATATCCCTTTTTAATGATTGATGGAATCACAGATATTGAAGATGGAAAATCAGTAAAAGGTTATAAACACATCACAACTAACGAATGGTTCATCAATGAATTTCAAAAAACAATGCCTCACACGTTAATCGTTGAAGCGCTTGCACAACTTGGAGCCTTTGTTGGTAGCAATGAATCAACTGGTTTAGGCTTTCTATCTTCCATAGATGGTGTAGAATTTGTAGGAGATGCTAATCCTGGCGATCGATTAGATTTATATTATGAAATTGTACGGAACAAACGTGGTTTTATCCTTGGCAAAGGTCATGCTTCTGTGAATGGGCAAACAATCGTCAAAATAGAAAAACTTTTAGTTTATATGGCTGAAGGTTCACACTAATATAATGATCCTTATGAAAAATAATATAGTCTGCAAAAACAAAGGAGTGGTAAGTGAGAAATTAGGCTTTAGTTACTTCATAAAAGCGCCCGATTGTTGAATAACATTTTTATATATTGGGAATTTCCATTCCTTTTATTAAAGCTTTTATACGATAGATTGAAAGCATTCCTAAAGACTTTCGCTTTGATTGGCGTGCTTAGATAATAAGTAGATTTTCTCCGTTCTTTTGTCTATCTAAATTGGCACTTTTAATATTCTTTTAAACCAACAAGCTCCACTTCAGAATAGCATAAAAACTCATTTGCAATTTATTATTGCAAATGAGTTTTCTATCGCTAGCTGACATCTAGCTTTGTTTTAAAATATGGCTTTTTTTAATAATTCTAATTTAATTATTTTGCTCAAGGCATTGATAAACCGCCATCATATCGCTTTTATTTAACTCACGAATACGATTGAAAATTGGAATATCTGCAACAGCCTCAATATTTAAGCTTTCAGCAACAACATCACTTACTGTTCCAGTTAACCATGTTTTTACTTGTATGCCTTCAACAAGCTCCTTAAGACCATCATCATTGATGCCACTTGCATAACAACTTACACATGGAATTGTTAATTTGAACACGCCATCATGCAGATTATCTTCTGATATAACTTTCTTTCCTTTACAGAATGGACATGGATGGCTTTTTTTAATTTTATTAATTTGGGTAACTAATTTTTTGTAACCAAATGCTTCATAAACATATGTTAGTTTTTTGTATTTTCCATTTGTGAAATACTTATCTATGATGGTTTCTCTTGTTTCATTGATATTAGGAAAATCACAGATGGTCACTTGATTATTGTTGCTAATGGATTCGATATTGCCCTTAATTGTATCCCAGA
This region includes:
- a CDS encoding DUF3970 family protein, which gives rise to MIRVRIEGTENEIGEFLENMPEVPGYEKTHVREPRKGNNPKYTTSKNVLAYLSYKKMEAANK
- a CDS encoding class I SAM-dependent methyltransferase; amino-acid sequence: MSNEELVTKQFGNNAEKYVKSQIHAKGQDLQHLVQQVKNNKNDRLLDVATGGGHVANTLASLFKSVVALDLTENMLEKAKEFIISNGHENVSFVAGNAEALPFPDASFDTVVCRIAAHHFPNAPQFIHEVHRTLEEKGLFVLIDNVSPEDTEYDTFYNFIEKKRDPSHHRALKKTEWISLLEKNGLQMQSCLTFEKQFNFDWWCDMMDVPLQTRSKLTDCMMKTSKEMQEFFKIHIENKKVESFYTEMALFVCRKSSTFKR
- a CDS encoding MFS transporter, whose amino-acid sequence is MWRNKNVWIILSGEFIAGLGLWLGILGNLEFMQQHVPSDFMKSVIMFIGLLAGVLVGPMAGRVIDQYEKKKVLLYAGFGRVVSVIFMFLAIQYESISFMIAFMIAIQISAAFYFPALQSVIPLIVREHELLQMNGVHMNIGTIARIAGTSLGGVLLVVMSLQYMYAFSMAAYALLFLSTFFLKFEDQKPTTSNEQTSKDNSFMEVFRILKGIPIAFRALILSIIPLLFIGGFNLMVINISEMQHDPTIKGFIYTIEGIAFMLGAFVIKRLSNYISPEKLLHIFAFCTAFAHLSLFFSDVKWMALVSFGMFGFSVGCFFPVMSTIFQTKIEKSYHGRLFSFRNMFERVMFQIVLLGTGFFLDTIGLRYMVLIFGVISLFIIFTSLTGQKQVDKQPSQSANM
- a CDS encoding phosphate propanoyltransferase; protein product: MKQVPIGVSNRHIHVTTEDLEKLFGDGYELTLAKELSQPGEFAAVETVIIKTEKSEIQKVRILGPVRKFTQVEISKTDARHLGIDAPIRSSGNINGTPGITVIGPKGAIEIEKGVIIAERHIHMTTKDAEQFGVQDGQYVNVKVEGERALIFQQVLIRVRDSYALDMHIDTDEANAANIKTGDKGELIR
- a CDS encoding LL-diaminopimelate aminotransferase; the encoded protein is MNYTLAVRMKAFQSSIFSELATYKKEKIAAGHEMIDLSIGNPDMPPADFVREALVHTASGKENYGYTLTGIQDFHEAVTEYYNNNHNVILDANREVLLLMGSQDGLVHLPMVFADPGDLILVPDPGYTAYETGIQMAGAESYFMPLKKENDFLPDLQAIPQEIADQAKMMILNFPGNPVPAMAHEDFFKEVISFAKQHNIIVVHDFAYAEFYYDGKKPISFLSVPGAKEVGVEINSLSKSYSLAGSRIGYMIGNEEIVGALAQFKSNTDYGVFLPIQKAAAVALRHGAESCEKNRTIYQERRDTLVDGFASFGWCVEKPAGSMFVWAEIPKGWTSLDFAYALMDRANVVVTPGHAFGPHGEGFVRIALVQDKKVLQQVVENIKNSGIFSHEDAAALVRN
- a CDS encoding 3-hydroxyacyl-ACP dehydratase FabZ family protein, producing the protein MNTTNIKDTLPHRYPFLMIDGITDIEDGKSVKGYKHITTNEWFINEFQKTMPHTLIVEALAQLGAFVGSNESTGLGFLSSIDGVEFVGDANPGDRLDLYYEIVRNKRGFILGKGHASVNGQTIVKIEKLLVYMAEGSH